Proteins from a genomic interval of Antedon mediterranea chromosome 5, ecAntMedi1.1, whole genome shotgun sequence:
- the LOC140049407 gene encoding uncharacterized protein, whose protein sequence is MEYKRMVTVCVVLVLCVCVSSERADNKTPEDKTLHKEGMSIVQKVYRILETITNMERNQEREAERKKEQDRYTPKRKGGEFKTQGWRKKRSTFGHNLMDITFIQQLDSDVNELKLDVKDFLEDLGKFRELFFHWMRTSSNKSQIKFENSDSYEFDGDEDIFTG, encoded by the exons ATGGAGTATAAACGAATGGTCACTGTATGTGTTGTCCTTGTCCTTTGTGTATGCGTAAGTAGTGAGCGTGCCGACAACAAAACGCCAGAAGACAAGACACTTCACAAGGAAGGGATGAGCATTGTTCAGAAAGTATATAGAATTCTGGAGACGATAACCAATATGGAAAGAAACCAAGAAAGAGAAGCAGAGCGCAAAAAAGAGCAAGATCGCTACACTCCCAAGAGGAAGGGTGGAGAATTTAAAACGCAGGGCTGGAGGAAAAAAAGAAGCACTTTCGGACACAACTTGATGGATATTACATTTATACAGCAGTTGGACTCTGACGTTAACGAGTTAAAATTGGATGTTAAAGATTTCTTAGAAGATCTTGGAAAG TTTAGAGAATTGTTCTTTCATTGGATGCGAACATCGTCCAACAAGTCCCAGATCAAGTTCGAAAATAGCGATAGCTATGAATTTGATGGAGACGAAGATATATTTACGGGGTAG